Below is a genomic region from Rosa chinensis cultivar Old Blush chromosome 5, RchiOBHm-V2, whole genome shotgun sequence.
actatttttattttgtttgggaTACTAATTGACAGACGAATTGTAGAGACCTCTGTAACTATGCTCATTCGGAATTTAGTCCTCGGCAGACTACCTTCTCTGAGAGGATTTTCATCAGCAGCAGCTACTTTTCTTAAAACTGGAGATATATTAAAACAAGCTAGAATTTTCACAAGTGAAGATGTCTTAGAGTACTCTAAAGTGAGTCATGACTCTAATCCTctgcattttgattctgagtCTGCTCGAAATGCTGGATTTGAAGACCGAGTAGTTCATGGGATGCTTGTTGCTGCACTGTTTCCCAAGATCATATCTTCTAATTTTGTAAGtcatttgttttatgttttcagCATGGCTCTTCTGATGAAACATTTCCCATACTTGTGGTTGTCTAATTTCTTGGTATTTGTATGGTATGTGTAGCCTGGGGCTATATACATATCCCAAAGTCTGCATTTTAGGTTGCCGGTCTATATTGGAGAAGAGATAGTTGGTGAGGTACAAGCAACTAACATAAGAGAGCAAAAGAA
It encodes:
- the LOC112167520 gene encoding (R)-specific enoyl-CoA hydratase, with protein sequence MLIRNLVLGRLPSLRGFSSAAATFLKTGDILKQARIFTSEDVLEYSKVSHDSNPLHFDSESARNAGFEDRVVHGMLVAALFPKIISSNFPGAIYISQSLHFRLPVYIGEEIVGEVQATNIREQKNRYLAKFKTACYKDGSVVIDGEAMVILPSLAMEQVTTSV